In Plasmodium gaboni strain SY75 chromosome 8, whole genome shotgun sequence, the sequence GCTACTACTTCCAATAGTTTGAAGACTTTTTTTTAGACTTGCTGAGAATTCATCTGcgttattttttataatgttTTTAAGCACATGGAAgttctaaaaaaaaataaaaataaaaataaaaataaaataaatgatatgATATGATATGATATGATATATGTGATATATGCAATATCTTATATGTAATATCTTATATGTAATATCTTATATGTAATATCTTATATGTCATATCTTATATGACATATCTTATATGTCATATCTTATATGTAATATCTTATATGTAATAtcatatatgtaatatCTTATATGTAATATCTTATATGTCATATCTTATATGTCATATcttatatgtaatattttatgtgcattatatatattattaacatgatttactatatattaaaataaatttttttaatatttacattttcattgtgtgtatatttttttacaacAAAGTGATGATATATATCACACGAAGAAATTATTGGATATATAGTCATTCTTTTAGAATGTGGGACTGATATAATATCTTGTTgtgttttattattattaataaaattatttaatttacATTTTGCTTCATTCATATTGATAAATAAGTCAAAGTTCGTTTCCGACATGCTATTTTTTAAGACACTgaaatgtatatattaaagaGAAAACAACACATGTGTACATGAAAATATGtgataaattaaaaaatataaatatatatatatatatatatatatatatatgaacaattatttattatttttttttttttatactcGGATATCGATTTTATGGCTGCTATATGCATTTCTTCCTTTTCCtcaaaataatatcttCTGAAATTACGTACCACTATAAGgaggaaataaaaatgaataaataaataaataaataaataaataaataaataaataaatatatgtatatatatatatatatatatatatataagtgAATTTATTCATAAGTCCCTGATAATCATATATACTAAGTATGTgtatatcattttattataaaaaaattaaataaaattaacatacataaatttatatatatatatataatatcgTCATACCATCATGCTCTTCTTGTAAGTCCTGGTTAGTGCTATCGTAACATTCcattttaaagaaaatattttatcattatttttttcttactccttaaatatatctaaaGGAAGaaaaccaaaaaaaaataaaataaaataaataaattaaataatattatgatcTTTAAATGATGtatgatattattttatttatttttttttttttcttatgtattaaattaatgaaccattataatgatgatacacatcataatatttgaatatatatacNNNNNNNNNNNNNNNNNNNNNNNNNNNNNNNNNNNNNNNNNNNNNNNNNNNNNNNNNNNNNNNNNNNNNNNNNNNNNNNNNNNNNNNNNNNNNNNNNNNNGAAATAACAAAAATGcattaaaaataaaatatatatatatattattttatttacatttcAAATATTGAgtgaattattttttcatcttgttgaaattttatattcattatgcatataaacatgtatatataaaatataggtgtaaaaatataatatatatatatatatatatatatatatatatatatatttatatatatatatattttaattcatttttgAATTAAAGCATAAAAGAGATGTTagtatatacatatgtttaatattttttttttttttatgacgatttatattttagacatgttcataataaaatgaatttaCAGAGCGTGTCtaatttttaaagaaaaatataaataaataaataaatatatatatatatatatatatatatatatatatatatatactatgtacatattaatatttatatattttttttttatattaccCAATAggtaaataaaaaaaaaaaattcacCACTCttgatttttatataaatgaaaatatatatatatatatatatttattatgtgtgtagttatatattttttttaaaaattaaatcatataattatttatttatatatattatttttttgtgataaatataatgagCGAAGAATATATGGAAGATACGCATAAACCCTTTGaagatgaaaaagaaataaatgaGAATCATTCAAATAATCATGATATCATTAATATGGATGATGTTAGAAATGAAATGAAAGATggatttatattaaataagaaatatgaacatataGAGAGTAACAGCGGTTCTGTTTGTAgtgataaatataatgtaGAGAATGTAATAGActtaaaaaagaaaaaagagGAGGATACAGATTcttcatattataaaaaaacattagatgatatatatgacACAAGTGATATATCAACAGATGATATACTTAGTAATTATAATAGTTCTGAGAATGAGGatagtgataataatattcagATGAAGATGATAAATGATAGttttttaaatgaagataataGATATTATGGCGAATGGAGtgatgatattataaatgtattatctgatgatataaagaagaaagaaaaacttttagaagatgaaaataaagatatatttaatatgaaaaatCGTTATTTGaaattagaaaaatatgtaaatattaaaaagaaaaaaataaaaaatatcaaaaagagtattgaagaaaagaaaaaaattgaGTTTGAtcaaaaagaaatattaaaatgtctacaagttaaaaatatgtttataaaaaaagaaaataaaaatatcaaattagaaagagaaaaaaataataagaaaattatagacacagaaaatgatataacCACATGTgagaaaaatatagaagatatcaaaaaagaattaatgCTTAAAGAGAGCGAATTAAatgattttataaataaaataaaaattattcaacaagaagaatatgaaatagaaaaaataaaattatcaaaagataaagaaatacaaaatgtatcatataatttagaaaaatataataaccaaaaaatagaagaagacaaaaaatatgaacaagtaaaaatgaataatatgaaattTGATATAGAACTTAAATCAATAGTACAAgaatattatgatataaaaaaagatattaaaaatatttcaaataaatataaatgtatcATAAATATGATAACATGTAGAGATAAAACTATCTATACATTTGAAAAAGATTATAGAAAAActataaataaacaaaaggttttacaaaataaatgtGCACATAAAGAAAATCTTATAAatacacaaaaaaataaaaatagtattttaaatgatgaaattaaaaaaattcaatttgatataaataaaataagaaaagaATTAAATGAACAACAAATAACATATGATCAATGTATTATAGATTCAgatcatttaaataaagaatatgaatatgaaatatatgaaatcaaagaaaaattacaagaagaaaaaaatactCTAGAAAATACATTAcaaaatttaaatgatacatatataactatgtcaaataattatgaagaatcaaaaaaggaatatcaaaaagaacaattaaataatattgaaaaaaatgatttaataaaatCTACAGAACATATTCTAGTTCaattagaaaataaattacaAAGTTTGTTAgatgaaattaaaaatcTAGATCTAGAAAAATTTCAATTAACTCAATCattacaaataataaaaaatgattatataacattAGAAGCAGATGTTTTAGGTACACAAATCAAaattaaacaaataaaaagtaatattaaaaagacAGAAAAAGAATTAGAAAGACAAAAAGAAATGTTATACAAATTTGATTTCCAGACACAAGTTctaacaaaaaaaataaacacAATCTCAGGTATTAGTACCTttgaaagaaaaaaagaaaatcaaaaaaaaatcttattattagaaaaaGAGTTACacaaaaatgaagatatatataatacattaaataatgaaatgaaaagaattaatatagaaataaaaaatattaaaatatatcaaaatgAATTACAAGAACAAAAAgttaattataaaaatgtatatgaaaaattacAAATGGAAATTAAATCTTTAGAAAGtacaataaataatgaaataaaagaaaaagaaaatattatacttattgaattaaatttaaaaattgaATTAGATAAACTTAAATCAACGTTTTCAAAACATGtagataatttaaatatatgtaaaaaaaaaaaaaaagaaaatattaacaatGCTAAATTATCTGAACAAGATATTAATGCACATATGGAATCTTTAAAAgttatcataaaaaatattaatgatgaaatacataaattaaatatacaactctatgaaaaaaaaaataaatgtaataatCTACAACTAAAATTAAATAGTATTATCTTATGTAACCAAACAAATAAGGAACACAAAGACATTTCTCCTAATGAAAatcaacatatatattataaaatgaaaatcgatcaagatattattaatttaaaaaatcaaTTAAAACAAATAGATGAACAAATTGACAAAGAAAATATGGAAACTAAAAACTTTCAAAGAACATTAGATGATATCCTACAAACAAATAAAGATTTcaatgataatattaaatcTATAGATCCtcaatataaaatattattaaaaaaaaaaaataaattaaataaaaaatggCAACAAATAAATGATCATATCAATAATCTAGAAACTAATATAAAcgattataataaaaaaattaaagaagGAGATTCACAACTCAACAATATACAATTACAGTGTCAAGAtattgaagaaaaaattaataaaattaaagaaaataatttaaagctagaaaataatataaatgatttatttattaaaattgaAAGAGCATCAAATcaattgaaaaaaaatttaacACCTACTAACAATCAGATGAAATTAAGAAATAAGCAAATCAAAAATcatgaaaataatatatcagACAACAACGAAAACaataacaacaataataatgataataatattgatattaATCATGAACCAATTTCTTTGGAAAAACAAATTTTCAAGCAAATACAAATGGAATcattaaaagaaaaattatcTCTACTTATGGAATGTTTTAAAACCAATATTGATAATGTAATTATTAAGGAGGTATATAACCTTATAGAAACAGCAGAATaattcacatatatatatatatatatatatatatatatatatatatatttttattcatatattctTTAACTTGACTATAGTTATAAAGTTTTCCTTTTCTCAATgtatatgataaataaaaacagaataattttattgatatatttataaaaaggtatattattattattttttttttttttattattgtcttgtataattttttgaattaGCTATTTATGACCAAAGTTGCCTGAACAGGCAAGGTGgttttttaattttttttttccttccttcttttttcttttctttttttttttatttgatattatttataaattattaaatttgatgaattatttgaaaaaaagaaaaaattaaagataaatgaataaatataaatatattatatatatatatatataacaaaacaacaaccaaaaaaaaaaaaaatatatacacatatatataaacgATAATGTGTAATATTTAGatgtacatataattattatatatataccaacacataataaaatatatttgaaaaaaaacatacacataagaagaaaaggaataaatgaaatattaaagggaaaacaaaaaaaaaaaaaaaaaaaaaaaaagcaagaaaaatgtatgtaacatattatataaaatatatcatatataaaataataacatatattttgtaaaaacataccatatataataataatgataataatttaaaaaaaaatggcacacattttaattttatgttttaattataataagaTTTAATTTAACAAgttaattaaaataaaagagaaaaaaagTATTGTTGCATATGAAATGTGATTAATTAAACTTGCAGCCTTTGCATTTGGTCCTTCAAAAGTATTTTGTATTCCAACTGATAATGTTGCTATGTctacattattatttattatgtcTTCTGTTTTTTCACCAGATAAATCAGTAACTACAGCAATTAATGGTGtactactactactactactattattattattattatttgtgttattatttgtgttattattattattggatggatcatttttatctttattattttgtgGATTTCTAACTTCTAAAGCTGACAAATTTGTTTTTgaatatttcatttttagTTTACTTTCTTCcatttcttttaattcttgtaatttcattttttcataaatcAAAACATATTTGGTAGAGAAATTATTGACtaattcattttcttcTGACAAAATATTAGTATCATTGGTTGGTACTAGTTGATCATTAATTAATGCCTTTTTACAATAAGCTTTTGCGTCTCTTGATGGAGAAGGGGTCATTAGCATAAAGGATTGTATGACTGTTAATATTACTGTTTGTGgttttaataataaacgTACTATAAGaatatcatcatttaaatCGAAAAAAGTATTTTCTAAAAGTTTTCTAATTCCTTCTTCATCTATTTTTGTGGTAGgttcattattttcaaatttaacaatatgtaaattttttatcaaatcttttaataatCTAACAATATCTTTTGGTTTTTCTGGATTGATGGAGTATAAAGGattgaataaaatattatttttgtgtTCTGCAGTTGTGTGGTTGTTATTTTGTGCATGTATATCGTTTTTATTTGTCTTTTgattgttattatttaccTGTTggttattattattattattatttacctgttggttattattattattattatttacttgttgattattattattattattatttacttgttgattattattattattattattattaaccTGTtgatcattattattattatttacttgtttatcattattattattattattatttacctgttgattattatttttactattattatcttGTTGGTGAC encodes:
- a CDS encoding hypothetical protein (conserved Plasmodium protein, unknown function) codes for the protein MSEEYMEDTHKPFEDEKEINENHSNNHDIINMDDVRNEMKDGFILNKKYEHIESNSGSVCSDKYNVENVIDLKKKKEEDTDSSYYKKTLDDIYDTSDISTDDILSNYNSSENEDSDNNIQMKMINDSFLNEDNRYYGEWSDDIINVLSDDIKKKEKLLEDENKDIFNMKNRYLKLEKYVNIKKKKIKNIKKSIEEKKKIEFDQKEILKCLQVKNMFIKKENKNIKLEREKNNKKIIDTENDITTCEKNIEDIKKELMLKESELNDFINKIKIIQQEEYEIEKIKLSKDKEIQNVSYNLEKYNNQKIEEDKKYEQVKMNNMKFDIELKSIVQEYYDIKKDIKNISNKYKCIINMITCRDKTIYTFEKDYRKTINKQKVLQNKCAHKENLINTQKNKNSILNDEIKKIQFDINKIRKELNEQQITYDQCIIDSDHLNKEYEYEIYEIKEKLQEEKNTLENTLQNLNDTYITMSNNYEESKKEYQKEQLNNIEKNDLIKSTEHILVQLENKLQSLLDEIKNLDLEKFQLTQSLQIIKNDYITLEADVLGTQIKIKQIKSNIKKTEKELERQKEMLYKFDFQTQVLTKKINTISGISTFERKKENQKKILLLEKELHKNEDIYNTLNNEMKRINIEIKNIKIYQNELQEQKVNYKNVYEKLQMEIKSLESTINNEIKEKENIILIELNLKIELDKLKSTFSKHVDNLNICKKKKKENINNAKLSEQDINAHMESLKVIIKNINDEIHKLNIQLYEKKNKCNNLQLKLNSIILCNQTNKEHKDISPNENQHIYYKMKIDQDIINLKNQLKQIDEQIDKENMETKNFQRTLDDILQTNKDFNDNIKSIDPQYKILLKKKNKLNKKWQQINDHINNLETNINDYNKKIKEGDSQLNNIQLQCQDIEEKINKIKENNLKLENNINDLFIKIERASNQLKKNLTPTNNQMKLRNKQIKNHENNISDNNENNNNNNNDNNIDINHEPISLEKQIFKQIQMESLKEKLSLLMECFKTNIDNVIIKEVYNLIETAE
- a CDS encoding GPI-anchored micronemal antigen, whose translation is MKYNTSLFVALIIGLCQAVSALIRNSNTPQAFLIPELNNNENTEFNNNEENCDIQKIAEEMMENLLNEKDMYTNIMVALQNRLSDDYLCSEPKYENICIHEKDKISLSFPCSNPKYEKLIHKFTFKKLCNSKAAFNNTLLKSFIEEDEEQNTFSLMLKQFKTLLTCVDDELKGIYKESIDLLIDLRTSITELTQKLWSDKMVNVLKKREFLIAGILCELRNGNKSPLISKSLEFENLGILKINNEELLNEAYNAFSDYYYFFPYFIQSLLQKGGMIERLIKIHENLTKYRTKDMVNKINAQSKGEVLNNEDILNKLNNYKHYSKHGISSFIQSKEIKIVNQNVSTDNTNKSHQQDNNSKNNNQQVNNNNNNNDKQVNNNNNDQQVNNNNNNNNQQVNNNNNNNQQVNNNNNNNQQVNNNNNNNQQVNNNNQKTNKNDIHAQNNNHTTAEHKNNILFNPLYSINPEKPKDIVRLLKDLIKNLHIVKFENNEPTTKIDEEGIRKLLENTFFDLNDDILIVRLLLKPQTVILTVIQSFMLMTPSPSRDAKAYCKKALINDQLVPTNDTNILSEENELVNNFSTKYVLIYEKMKLQELKEMEESKLKMKYSKTNLSALEVRNPQNNKDKNDPSNNNNNTNNNTNNNNNNSSSSSSTPLIAVVTDLSGEKTEDIINNNVDIATLSVGIQNTFEGPNAKAASLINHISYATILFFSFILINLLN